The following proteins are co-located in the Methanobrevibacter thaueri genome:
- a CDS encoding right-handed parallel beta-helix repeat-containing protein translates to MKNLNKFLCILIFFCFIICLNCTYAVSDNAVENDTLSVDYQSDDIYSDSIEVSSDDNHVDEKIKNSEVKIKNNISKPNNIIKKASSTVKTTITAKDVTKYYQDGTTLKAYLKNSKGKVLTGKKITVTYSGKTYSRTTDSKGCVSWNVQKGPGTYSVKFTFKASGYQTSSKTAKVTVKKMPTTLTANNLAFTYGDGNNKLKATLKDKNGKVLADKTVVFNFNGKNYNQKTDSKGVATLTIGAGPKKYTTTISFTNSNYVTSKKTVTVTVNSIPTSLTVSDLTCNYDDSNTYLYATLKDTKNNKFLSGQTITFKINDKCTNVVSDSNGRAGIKIEEKPGTYNVEVSFAKSPYASVSKKINVNIISFHPTVNYDGGFYNNSYLNLSLNINNAKLIKYSWDNNNWNQTTKSKTFILTNGIYDLYYSNGTGSIYHEHYIIDNKHPLVWSNLDSDLYSSPILVNLTSWDNLDQNPKIYYSLNETNFRLYENILSISKTTSLRFYAIDFNGHKSELITCNYIFEKVGNLNSGKGYTTIQSAIDNANTHNGDVIKISEGLYNEQITVNKFINLIAINATLQGIDSTHPVIGVTNGGSNSVIRGFKIKDSTFGIVIYQAENVTLINNQFINVVSSIETDCDTNTLIAYNSIDSNKFINSMSGISVRKSDNLMILNNNILLNSNRGAGGILVLNNTSNNISIVNNNIINKNKLNGIGLYILCPNININSNNISDFDTGLYVISYNSHVLYNEFKNNKYGVFLRVSVNNTYAFNNIHDNKLCGFVLDTSLLSYADSFYLNRLCDNGQYDFYSEANCSYVIDNNWWGENTPKISTSRNVLANIYNATGNLIMNTWMVAHLFSSSYKVNEYSQIERAKFYVDLTYNNLGNKLSSLGYIPDNLESFISVFNVDGNKKFNTTYLKDGKAFVDFELSSLFANHDHISVMAIFDNEKIVNTFNKNATIDITLFSSAWDVENNYFVNKTYHIPFSNNASWITFSWGETGLYSGKIYMIVNGEIIDEININNLFYQYFKNNYSTKVFEAIKFLNNVFASMKEGVWEPNGYYLSFAKAANINPSNVNLVYNRFLNYLQLDYKLTDSELDFVKNYNGYFIDMIEMIVDYHGDVTPDINFEYEGNPKLLNPPSSYAYRISNIYYTDIEDENNISIGYEGMRSFAVVKNNLTNTDLRYWLDQKELYEPGLMKAAYGTFLTPLIVIYENDRVADESSNKFNVTWNRISPACVSLCNDYNSLYITGESDHNMGREAIGNLSNVWKFNFATSFSFSLIEQLVGNNVWNTTVIGSVTLGLIESYLNNGTLEIITSNGYTFIKHEDNNNTLLFLELETGIIRDCFSYYGLLGTMPCYHDNITENAWNYGTNLLNHDSKEYKDLIIISNYSTNVSDTMNSNSNSIFDLLVEGYDFLKDIDWNEFFINFAIGFVGSEMVSISILGLATGIESSSPYLIIGSISLALTGESLILYSDGWFDGEITIIDFIFGVVDSILAINPTGGSFNIISKSTKVIIEKAIVKTNVQFLKKYSIKITKKYIQIGSKKFHIPNDPTIDSIYNIINNDYYREFIKLFINEEYNKGD, encoded by the coding sequence TTGAAGAATTTAAATAAATTTTTATGTATATTAATATTTTTTTGTTTTATAATTTGTTTAAACTGCACCTATGCAGTTTCAGACAATGCAGTCGAAAATGATACGTTAAGCGTCGATTATCAATCAGATGATATCTATTCTGATAGTATTGAGGTTTCATCAGATGACAATCATGTTGATGAAAAAATTAAAAATTCAGAGGTTAAAATTAAAAACAATATCTCAAAACCTAATAATATTATAAAAAAAGCTAGTTCTACAGTTAAAACAACAATTACTGCAAAAGATGTGACCAAATATTACCAAGATGGAACTACACTTAAAGCTTATTTGAAAAACTCAAAAGGCAAAGTATTAACAGGGAAAAAGATTACAGTCACTTATTCTGGTAAAACTTACTCACGTACAACCGATTCCAAAGGCTGTGTCAGTTGGAATGTACAAAAAGGACCAGGAACATACTCCGTGAAATTCACATTCAAAGCAAGCGGATACCAAACAAGCAGCAAAACAGCAAAAGTCACAGTAAAAAAAATGCCAACAACATTAACCGCAAATAATCTTGCATTCACATATGGTGATGGCAACAATAAGTTAAAAGCGACACTAAAAGATAAAAATGGAAAGGTTTTAGCAGATAAAACTGTTGTTTTTAATTTTAATGGTAAAAACTATAATCAAAAAACTGATTCCAAAGGAGTAGCAACTCTAACAATTGGAGCCGGACCAAAAAAATACACAACAACAATATCATTTACAAATTCAAATTATGTAACAAGTAAAAAGACAGTAACCGTAACAGTCAACAGTATCCCCACAAGTTTAACAGTGAGTGATTTAACTTGTAATTATGATGACAGCAATACATACTTATATGCAACTTTAAAAGACACCAAGAACAATAAATTTTTAAGTGGGCAAACCATCACATTTAAAATCAATGATAAATGTACAAATGTAGTTAGTGACAGTAATGGGCGAGCAGGAATTAAAATAGAAGAGAAACCTGGAACCTATAATGTTGAGGTTTCATTTGCTAAAAGTCCATATGCAAGCGTTAGTAAAAAGATTAATGTAAATATAATATCATTTCACCCAACAGTGAATTATGATGGGGGATTCTACAATAACTCTTATCTAAATTTATCATTAAACATAAATAATGCTAAATTAATTAAATATAGCTGGGACAATAATAATTGGAACCAAACTACTAAATCAAAGACATTTATCTTAACAAATGGCATTTATGATTTATATTACAGCAACGGAACCGGCAGCATTTACCATGAACATTATATAATTGACAATAAACATCCACTCGTTTGGAGCAATCTGGATTCAGATTTATATAGTTCACCCATTCTTGTAAATTTGACTAGCTGGGATAATCTTGATCAAAACCCGAAAATTTATTATTCATTAAATGAAACAAATTTCAGATTATATGAAAATATATTAAGTATTTCCAAAACTACCTCTTTACGATTTTATGCAATTGATTTTAATGGGCATAAAAGTGAATTAATAACCTGCAATTACATTTTTGAAAAAGTAGGTAATTTAAATTCAGGTAAAGGATACACAACAATTCAATCAGCAATTGATAATGCAAATACTCATAATGGAGACGTAATTAAAATTAGTGAAGGTTTATATAATGAACAAATAACTGTAAATAAATTTATCAATTTAATAGCAATTAACGCCACATTACAAGGCATAGACTCTACTCATCCAGTTATTGGAGTTACCAATGGAGGAAGCAATAGCGTTATTCGTGGATTTAAAATTAAGGATTCAACTTTTGGAATTGTAATTTATCAAGCAGAAAATGTTACTCTCATTAATAATCAATTTATTAATGTAGTTAGTTCTATAGAAACTGATTGTGATACAAATACTTTGATTGCTTATAATTCAATTGATTCAAATAAGTTCATAAATTCCATGAGCGGCATAAGTGTTAGAAAATCCGATAATCTTATGATTTTAAATAATAATATATTATTAAATTCTAATAGGGGTGCCGGAGGGATTCTTGTTTTAAATAATACTTCAAATAATATTTCAATTGTTAACAACAATATTATCAATAAAAACAAGTTAAATGGTATTGGATTATATATTCTTTGTCCGAATATAAATATAAATTCCAATAATATTTCAGATTTTGATACAGGATTATATGTAATCTCTTATAACTCCCACGTGCTTTATAATGAATTTAAAAACAATAAATATGGAGTATTCTTAAGAGTTTCAGTTAACAATACTTATGCTTTTAATAATATTCATGATAATAAATTATGCGGTTTTGTTTTAGACACCTCCCTTTTATCATATGCGGATTCATTTTATTTAAATAGATTATGTGATAATGGCCAATATGATTTTTATTCCGAAGCAAATTGCTCTTATGTTATAGATAATAACTGGTGGGGAGAAAATACGCCTAAAATTTCTACAAGCCGCAATGTTCTTGCTAATATTTATAATGCTACTGGAAATTTAATAATGAACACATGGATGGTTGCACATTTATTTTCATCATCTTATAAAGTAAATGAATATAGTCAAATTGAAAGAGCTAAATTCTATGTTGATTTAACTTATAATAATTTGGGAAATAAATTATCTTCATTAGGATATATTCCAGATAATCTTGAATCTTTTATTTCTGTATTTAATGTTGATGGAAATAAAAAGTTTAATACAACTTATTTAAAAGACGGAAAAGCATTTGTTGATTTTGAATTAAGTAGTTTATTTGCAAACCATGACCACATTTCAGTTATGGCTATTTTTGATAATGAAAAAATTGTTAACACATTTAATAAGAATGCAACAATAGACATAACATTATTTTCATCTGCATGGGACGTTGAAAATAATTATTTTGTAAACAAAACATATCATATCCCATTTAGTAATAATGCCTCTTGGATTACTTTTAGTTGGGGTGAAACAGGATTATATTCTGGTAAAATTTATATGATAGTTAATGGAGAAATTATTGATGAAATTAATATCAACAATCTTTTTTACCAATATTTTAAAAATAATTATTCAACAAAGGTTTTTGAAGCCATTAAATTTTTAAATAATGTTTTTGCAAGTATGAAAGAAGGTGTTTGGGAACCTAATGGTTATTATTTAAGTTTTGCAAAAGCAGCAAATATTAATCCAAGTAATGTTAATTTAGTTTATAATAGATTCTTAAATTATCTTCAATTGGATTATAAACTAACGGATTCAGAATTAGATTTCGTTAAAAATTATAATGGTTATTTTATTGATATGATTGAGATGATTGTTGATTATCATGGCGATGTAACTCCAGACATTAATTTTGAATATGAAGGAAACCCTAAACTGTTAAATCCACCATCCAGCTATGCTTACCGTATAAGCAATATTTATTACACAGATATTGAAGATGAAAACAATATTAGCATTGGTTATGAAGGCATGCGCAGTTTTGCAGTTGTAAAAAACAATTTAACAAATACTGATTTACGTTATTGGTTAGATCAAAAAGAATTATATGAACCTGGTTTGATGAAAGCAGCTTATGGTACTTTCTTAACACCATTAATTGTGATTTACGAAAATGATCGTGTTGCTGATGAATCTTCAAACAAGTTTAATGTAACTTGGAATCGTATTAGTCCAGCATGTGTTTCATTATGTAATGACTATAATAGTTTGTACATCACTGGTGAATCAGACCACAATATGGGTCGTGAAGCCATAGGAAACCTTAGTAATGTTTGGAAGTTTAACTTTGCAACAAGTTTCAGTTTCAGCCTTATTGAGCAGTTGGTTGGCAATAATGTATGGAATACAACCGTTATTGGCAGTGTTACTCTTGGTTTGATTGAGAGCTATTTGAATAATGGAACTTTGGAGATAATCACAAGTAATGGTTATACTTTTATTAAACATGAAGACAATAATAATACTTTGTTATTTTTAGAATTGGAAACTGGTATTATACGAGATTGTTTCAGTTATTATGGTTTATTGGGAACAATGCCTTGTTATCATGACAATATTACTGAAAATGCATGGAACTATGGGACAAATTTATTAAATCATGACAGTAAAGAATACAAAGATTTGATTATTATTTCTAACTATTCAACAAATGTTTCAGATACCATGAATTCAAATTCAAATTCAATATTTGATCTTTTAGTTGAGGGATATGATTTTTTAAAAGATATAGACTGGAATGAATTTTTTATAAATTTTGCAATTGGTTTTGTAGGTAGTGAAATGGTTTCAATTAGTATCCTCGGTCTTGCTACAGGAATTGAAAGTTCATCACCATATTTAATTATTGGCAGTATTTCTTTAGCACTCACAGGAGAATCACTTATTCTTTATTCTGACGGATGGTTTGATGGTGAAATAACTATAATCGATTTTATTTTTGGTGTTGTTGATTCAATATTAGCAATAAATCCTACAGGAGGATCATTTAACATCATTTCCAAATCAACAAAAGTTATCATTGAAAAAGCAATTGTTAAAACAAATGTACAATTTTTAAAAAAATATTCAATAAAAATTACTAAAAAATATATTCAAATTGGTTCTAAAAAGTTCCATATTCCTAATGACCCCACCATAGATAGTATTTATAATATCATTAACAACGATTATTACAGAGAATTTATTAAATTATTCATTAATGAAGAATATAATAAAGGTGATTAA
- a CDS encoding coiled-coil domain-containing protein, whose translation MKHELFEVGLYDYSDLDRRLNKPVKWTSDDLRQIAENYRGGIPLTSEHDKVYIGIGNNIVFEEDKGKLFIDLPDELDMKGKGLSPKVDVLLKDNGDSFGIDTMNLIDVGVTKNPRKITLLNSEITGQTGETGETGATGNPEPAPQPPTSENQDVNVATNLLLEKLQGKDAEIGKLQDEINSLKEESEKYEEIKKAIEENKEFIDNKEDILNELSELRKHENERKIKEYEAKYNFNYNENQQDKEIIDKLLSGDVDMELMEKLAERRIKIEAASDGSTPGGRNPQNSGDVIETGSTGSTGSEDGPSFTTREEYNKILKDMGFNRTRI comes from the coding sequence ATGAAACATGAACTTTTTGAAGTCGGACTCTATGACTATTCGGATCTGGACAGGCGTCTCAACAAACCTGTCAAATGGACAAGTGATGATTTAAGACAGATTGCTGAAAACTACCGTGGAGGAATCCCTTTAACCTCAGAGCACGACAAGGTCTACATAGGCATTGGAAACAATATCGTGTTTGAAGAGGATAAGGGAAAGCTATTCATTGACCTTCCGGATGAGCTTGACATGAAGGGCAAAGGACTGTCCCCTAAAGTTGATGTTTTACTGAAAGATAACGGAGATTCATTTGGAATTGATACTATGAACCTAATAGATGTTGGCGTAACCAAAAACCCAAGAAAAATTACATTGCTGAATTCTGAAATAACTGGCCAAACCGGAGAGACCGGTGAAACAGGTGCAACTGGAAATCCTGAACCTGCACCACAGCCGCCTACTAGTGAAAATCAGGATGTTAATGTTGCAACCAATTTACTCCTGGAAAAATTGCAGGGGAAGGATGCTGAAATCGGAAAACTGCAGGATGAAATCAATAGCTTAAAAGAGGAATCTGAAAAATATGAAGAGATTAAAAAAGCTATTGAAGAGAATAAGGAATTCATAGACAATAAGGAAGACATCCTAAATGAACTGTCTGAACTTAGAAAACATGAAAACGAAAGGAAGATTAAAGAGTACGAAGCCAAGTACAACTTTAACTACAATGAGAACCAGCAGGACAAGGAGATAATCGATAAATTATTGTCTGGTGATGTTGATATGGAACTTATGGAGAAACTGGCTGAAAGGAGAATTAAAATTGAAGCTGCCAGTGACGGTTCCACACCTGGAGGAAGAAATCCCCAGAACTCCGGTGATGTAATTGAAACCGGATCAACCGGAAGCACTGGAAGTGAGGACGGACCTTCATTTACAACTCGTGAAGAATACAATAAGATATTAAAGGACATGGGATTCAATAGAACCAGAATCTAG
- a CDS encoding DUF3800 domain-containing protein: MVFIISYIYINESGDLGTKQGSSKYFVMAAIKVEDSKKLEKIIKKTRRSFTKKMLTSNEIKGGNLPYDLKIKILKKLKNIDYEVYIIVFDKENRYKIGYGDNKKAYDILASRLAELINIDKPTFIFIDKSKNKQEEIDSFNELFLNNLNNIKKQPIKIEHADSMHYKGLQMADLISWSTFQNFENDNHEFLDMIKNKVVKLVYEN; the protein is encoded by the coding sequence TTGGTTTTTATCATATCTTATATTTATATTAATGAAAGTGGAGATTTAGGAACTAAACAGGGCAGTTCAAAGTATTTTGTCATGGCTGCCATCAAAGTTGAGGATTCAAAAAAGCTAGAAAAGATAATTAAGAAAACCAGACGAAGTTTTACAAAGAAAATGCTGACTTCCAATGAAATCAAAGGTGGAAATCTTCCATATGATTTAAAAATTAAAATCCTTAAAAAATTAAAAAACATAGACTATGAAGTTTACATAATCGTTTTTGACAAAGAAAACAGATATAAAATCGGATATGGAGACAATAAAAAAGCCTACGATATTTTAGCTTCAAGGTTAGCTGAATTGATTAACATTGACAAACCTACTTTCATATTCATTGACAAATCAAAAAACAAACAGGAAGAGATTGATAGTTTCAATGAACTCTTTTTAAATAATTTAAATAATATTAAAAAACAGCCGATTAAGATAGAACATGCCGATTCAATGCATTACAAAGGTCTGCAGATGGCTGATTTGATTTCATGGTCAACTTTTCAAAATTTTGAAAATGACAATCATGAATTTTTAGATATGATAAAAAATAAGGTAGTAAAATTAGTATATGAAAATTAG
- a CDS encoding DUF1848 domain-containing protein: MIINVGGRTDIVNYYTPWLLNRLEDGYAYSRNPFARENVYKLSLKPEDVDCLLFCSKNYQPILKHIGDIDEKYNILCNYTITAYGKDIEPKVPSINQSIKTLKRLSDIVGGNKILWRYDPILLTEKYTVEKHLETFEYMAEKISPLVYRCIFSFVDMYKKVEENMPEIIPLAEEDKVKLLKGIGEISERYNLYTQSCATNESYEKYGIHAAGCTTREILEQAHGVVYKNVKGTEIRENCHCIPSRDIGAYNSCLSECKYCYANRKPEIPKNVIKLHDEKSPLLLGHLKEEDNLIETKVIRYIEPKQTTLFDF, translated from the coding sequence ATGATAATAAACGTCGGCGGAAGAACAGATATAGTGAACTACTATACTCCATGGCTATTGAACAGGCTTGAAGATGGATATGCATATTCAAGAAATCCATTTGCAAGAGAGAATGTTTATAAGTTAAGCTTAAAGCCTGAAGATGTGGACTGTCTTCTGTTCTGCTCCAAGAACTACCAACCTATACTGAAACATATAGGTGACATTGATGAAAAGTACAATATATTGTGCAACTACACGATTACTGCATACGGCAAGGACATAGAACCTAAAGTCCCGTCAATAAATCAATCTATTAAAACGTTGAAAAGATTATCTGATATTGTTGGTGGGAACAAGATTCTCTGGAGATATGATCCGATACTTCTTACTGAAAAATACACTGTTGAAAAACATTTGGAAACTTTTGAGTATATGGCCGAAAAGATCTCACCATTAGTTTACAGATGCATATTCAGCTTTGTTGATATGTACAAAAAAGTTGAAGAGAACATGCCTGAGATAATTCCGCTTGCTGAGGAAGATAAAGTGAAGCTATTGAAAGGGATTGGTGAGATATCAGAGAGATATAATCTTTACACTCAATCATGTGCAACAAATGAAAGCTATGAAAAATATGGTATACATGCTGCAGGATGCACCACTCGTGAAATTTTGGAGCAGGCTCATGGTGTAGTCTATAAAAATGTTAAAGGAACTGAAATTAGAGAAAACTGTCACTGCATTCCATCAAGAGACATAGGAGCATATAATTCCTGTTTAAGTGAATGTAAATATTGCTATGCTAACCGGAAACCTGAAATTCCCAAAAATGTTATAAAACTGCATGATGAGAAATCGCCATTATTGCTTGGACATCTTAAGGAAGAGGATAATCTAATTGAAACAAAGGTAATAAGATATATTGAACCTAAACAAACAACTTTATTTGATTTTTAA
- a CDS encoding DUF1848 domain-containing protein, with protein sequence MILNTGTRTDIPAFYSKWFLNRIDEGFVISKNPYNNQMYKYNFDPKTVDVICFCSKNPKPLVKDLDRLSDYRQFWFTTINPYDRDIEVNVPNYKRVIDTFKELSEALGRDCVSWRYDPIFITEKYSLDFHIDKFEEMASELYQYTLDCTISFIDLYQKVLRNFPEASEVTTEERLIIGENFARIANEYGIQMKTCVEGTLLDQFGFDSSGCMTQQVLEKAIGNNLKVPKGKYHNRECNCLMGRDIGLYNTCMHGCKYCYANSNEIIYYFSLTTNNNIILPQ encoded by the coding sequence ATGATACTCAATACAGGCACAAGAACCGACATTCCCGCTTTTTATTCAAAATGGTTCCTGAACAGGATTGATGAGGGTTTTGTAATCAGCAAGAATCCCTATAACAATCAGATGTATAAGTATAATTTCGACCCTAAGACAGTAGATGTCATATGCTTCTGCTCTAAAAATCCGAAGCCCCTGGTGAAAGATTTGGATAGGCTATCCGATTACAGGCAATTCTGGTTTACCACAATAAATCCTTATGATCGAGACATTGAAGTTAATGTTCCAAATTATAAGAGAGTTATAGACACATTTAAGGAGCTTTCTGAAGCTTTAGGAAGAGACTGCGTTTCCTGGAGATATGACCCGATTTTCATTACAGAAAAGTATTCCCTTGACTTTCACATTGATAAGTTTGAGGAAATGGCTTCAGAATTATATCAGTATACTTTGGATTGCACAATCAGCTTCATTGATTTGTATCAGAAGGTTTTGAGGAACTTTCCTGAAGCCAGTGAAGTTACAACTGAGGAACGCTTAATCATTGGCGAAAATTTCGCAAGGATTGCAAATGAATACGGCATTCAGATGAAAACCTGTGTTGAGGGCACATTGCTTGACCAGTTCGGTTTCGATTCATCAGGATGCATGACCCAGCAGGTGCTGGAAAAGGCTATTGGAAATAATCTAAAAGTGCCTAAAGGAAAATATCACAATCGAGAATGCAACTGTTTAATGGGAAGGGATATTGGATTATATAACACTTGTATGCATGGATGCAAATATTGTTATGCCAATAGTAACGAAATTATCTACTACTTTTCTCTCACTACAAATAATAATATTATTCTTCCTCAATAA
- a CDS encoding thiolase domain-containing protein, translated as MRDVAIIGVSQTKFGELWDSSFRDLIAEAGVKALVDAGIDGDDIEAMFVGNMSSGLFVEQEHIAALISDHVGLNPVPTTRVEAACASGGLALRQGIMAVASGFHDVVISAGVEKMTDVVDATPAIATASDQEWEAQQGATFPSLYAMIAKRHMYEYGTTREQLAQFSVVNHKNASKNPNAQFPFEVTVDKVINSTMVADPLTLLDCSPVSDGAAAIVMVPAEDAKKYTDTPIYVKASAQASGTLTLHDRKDITTIESTKVASRKAYEMAGVTTKDIDLTEVHDCFSINGLLAVEDLGFAEKGKGGIAIEEGQTEIDGDFPINTSGGLKARGHPLGATGIAQAAEVVWQLRGEAGKRQVDGAEIGMTHNIGGTGGTAAVHIFGRDL; from the coding sequence ATGAGAGATGTTGCGATTATAGGAGTATCACAAACAAAATTCGGTGAATTATGGGATTCATCCTTTAGAGATTTAATTGCAGAAGCTGGAGTGAAGGCTTTGGTTGATGCAGGAATTGACGGTGACGATATTGAAGCAATGTTCGTTGGAAACATGTCCTCAGGACTCTTTGTAGAACAGGAACACATTGCAGCACTTATCTCTGACCATGTGGGTCTTAACCCGGTTCCAACCACAAGGGTAGAAGCCGCTTGTGCATCAGGTGGACTTGCGTTAAGACAAGGAATCATGGCCGTTGCATCAGGTTTCCATGATGTTGTAATTTCCGCAGGTGTGGAAAAGATGACTGACGTTGTCGATGCAACACCAGCTATTGCAACCGCATCAGACCAGGAATGGGAAGCTCAACAGGGCGCTACTTTCCCATCATTGTATGCGATGATTGCAAAAAGGCACATGTACGAATACGGAACCACCCGTGAACAATTGGCACAGTTTTCAGTTGTAAACCACAAGAACGCATCCAAAAACCCAAATGCACAGTTCCCATTTGAGGTTACAGTTGATAAGGTAATCAATTCAACAATGGTTGCAGACCCATTGACACTTTTAGACTGTTCCCCTGTAAGTGACGGAGCAGCCGCAATCGTAATGGTGCCTGCTGAAGACGCTAAAAAGTACACTGACACTCCAATTTACGTAAAAGCTTCCGCACAAGCTTCTGGAACATTGACCTTACACGACAGAAAAGATATCACTACCATTGAATCTACAAAAGTGGCTTCCAGAAAGGCTTATGAAATGGCAGGAGTTACAACAAAAGACATTGACTTGACTGAAGTGCACGACTGTTTCTCCATCAACGGTCTTTTGGCTGTTGAGGACTTAGGATTTGCCGAAAAAGGTAAAGGTGGAATAGCTATTGAAGAAGGACAAACTGAAATCGATGGTGACTTCCCAATCAACACTTCCGGTGGTCTTAAAGCACGTGGACACCCATTAGGTGCCACAGGTATCGCTCAGGCTGCTGAAGTCGTATGGCAACTCAGAGGAGAAGCCGGCAAACGTCAAGTGGACGGTGCAGAAATCGGTATGACTCACAACATCGGTGGTACCGGAGGTACTGCAGCTGTACACATTTTCGGAAGAGATTTATAA
- a CDS encoding hydroxymethylglutaryl-CoA synthase, which translates to MVGIVGYGAHVPSYRIKVEEIAKVWGDDPVALSNGLVVNEKSVPSPDEDTATIAVTAARYALARAQIDPSKIGAVYVGSESHPYAVKPTASIVAEAVCATPKLTAADLEFACKAGTAGIQMTMGLVESGMIEYGLAIGADTSQGAPGDALEYTASAGGAAYVIGKDNTIADINHTCSFTTDTPDFYRREGQDYPSHGGRFTGEPAYFKHVLSAAKMLFEETDTKPEDYDYACFHQPNGKFYLRAGKKLGFTSEQIKQGLLTPNIGNTYSGAVPLALSNILDVAEPGDNIFVISYGSGAGSDGFTITVKDEIVERRELAPKTQSIIDQKTYVDYAVYAKFKGKIKM; encoded by the coding sequence ATGGTAGGAATAGTAGGATATGGGGCACACGTGCCATCATATAGAATAAAGGTAGAAGAGATTGCTAAAGTATGGGGTGATGACCCTGTAGCTTTATCAAATGGATTGGTCGTTAATGAAAAATCCGTACCTTCTCCTGATGAAGACACTGCAACCATTGCAGTAACCGCTGCAAGATACGCACTTGCAAGAGCTCAAATTGACCCAAGTAAGATTGGTGCCGTTTATGTCGGATCCGAATCACACCCATACGCAGTAAAACCAACCGCTTCAATCGTAGCAGAAGCGGTCTGTGCAACTCCAAAGTTGACCGCTGCAGATTTGGAATTCGCATGTAAGGCAGGAACCGCAGGCATTCAAATGACTATGGGATTAGTCGAATCCGGCATGATTGAATACGGATTGGCAATCGGTGCTGACACATCACAGGGAGCACCAGGGGATGCTTTGGAATACACTGCATCTGCCGGAGGAGCTGCTTATGTCATAGGTAAGGACAATACAATTGCTGACATTAACCATACATGCAGTTTCACAACAGACACTCCCGACTTCTACAGAAGGGAAGGTCAGGACTACCCATCTCACGGTGGACGTTTCACAGGAGAGCCAGCATACTTCAAGCACGTTTTAAGTGCTGCAAAAATGCTCTTTGAGGAAACCGACACAAAACCTGAAGATTATGATTACGCATGTTTCCACCAGCCTAACGGTAAGTTCTACCTTAGGGCAGGTAAAAAATTAGGATTCACTTCCGAACAAATCAAACAAGGATTATTGACTCCTAACATTGGAAACACTTATTCCGGTGCGGTACCATTGGCTTTATCCAACATTTTGGACGTGGCTGAACCTGGAGATAACATTTTTGTAATCTCATACGGATCAGGTGCGGGAAGTGATGGTTTCACCATTACAGTTAAAGATGAAATAGTTGAAAGAAGAGAATTAGCTCCAAAAACACAAAGCATCATTGATCAAAAGACCTATGTTGATTATGCTGTGTACGCTAAATTCAAAGGTAAAATTAAAATGTAA